A single window of Paenibacillus sp. FSL H8-0537 DNA harbors:
- a CDS encoding HemK/PrmC family methyltransferase, with translation MGDNNKGWSVLLPCSIREACLQASSFLAGQGVEEPRNNAELLLLHLLGIGRMELLRDGGDPFPSELAPAWDELTRRKGNGEPVQYIIGEQWFYSRPFAVTPAVLIPRPETELLVEAVLEAADRLWPESAQAEAEDAPVEGATEVGLAAAESNSGSEQAEQEGASAIAEGMAEGWAARPTVLDVGTGSGAIGVTLAALRPLWRVCASDLSPDALAVARTNAARHGAAGRMAFVQGDLLAPFLGTGGAAADQALGAADLRVDVLVSNPPYIPADDLPGLQREVRDYEPHLALDGGADGLDPYRRMVEQLPLLRQMPRIVAFELGMGQAEAVAKLLREAGAWDEVRTITDYGGIDRHVIAVRTNG, from the coding sequence ATGGGCGACAATAACAAGGGGTGGAGCGTTTTGCTGCCTTGTAGCATTAGAGAAGCCTGCTTGCAGGCTTCTTCGTTTTTGGCGGGGCAGGGCGTCGAGGAGCCGCGCAATAATGCGGAGCTGCTGCTCCTGCATCTGCTGGGCATCGGGCGTATGGAATTGCTGCGCGACGGGGGCGACCCTTTTCCGAGTGAGCTGGCTCCAGCATGGGACGAGCTCACTCGGCGAAAAGGGAATGGCGAGCCGGTGCAATATATCATCGGCGAGCAGTGGTTTTACAGCAGGCCGTTTGCGGTTACGCCGGCCGTGCTGATTCCGCGGCCCGAGACGGAGCTGCTCGTCGAGGCTGTGCTTGAGGCGGCGGATCGCCTGTGGCCGGAATCGGCACAGGCGGAAGCAGAGGACGCGCCAGTGGAAGGCGCGACTGAGGTAGGGCTTGCTGCCGCTGAGAGCAATAGCGGCAGCGAGCAGGCGGAGCAGGAGGGCGCGTCAGCTATAGCGGAGGGCATGGCGGAGGGCTGGGCTGCGCGGCCGACGGTGCTTGACGTCGGCACGGGCAGCGGCGCCATCGGCGTGACGCTGGCTGCGCTGCGTCCGCTCTGGCGCGTATGCGCGTCCGATCTTTCGCCGGACGCGCTGGCTGTCGCCCGCACGAATGCGGCCCGCCATGGAGCGGCAGGCCGCATGGCGTTCGTGCAGGGCGACCTGCTGGCGCCGTTCCTCGGAACGGGCGGCGCCGCCGCAGACCAAGCACTCGGCGCGGCAGATCTCCGCGTCGATGTGCTGGTGTCCAATCCGCCGTATATACCGGCGGATGACCTCCCGGGCTTGCAGCGCGAGGTGCGGGATTACGAGCCGCACCTCGCGCTGGATGGCGGAGCGGACGGGCTGGACCCGTACCGCCGCATGGTAGAGCAGCTTCCGCTGCTAAGGCAAATGCCACGCATCGTCGCCTTTGAGCTGGGCATGGGCCAAGCGGAAGCGGTGGCGAAGCTTCTAAGGGAAGCGGGAGCATGGGACGAGGTGCGGACGATTACGGATTATGGCGGCATTGACCGCCATG